The window ACAGGAAGGTTTTGAATTTATTATTTGAATTAACATTGGTTAATTCAATCTTTATGTCTTAAATTTCATAGCAATAATGTATGTTTATTCTTGGATATTGCAGTTTTTTCTACCACTACTCTTTTTAATGATTCATCTCGTATTCCAATGCTATCCGGTGAAAACTACACTGAATGGAAGGACAAGATTCTTCTAACTTTGGGGTGCATGGATCTTGATTTGGCCGTTCGTGAGAATGAACCACCCATTTTCACGGATTCTAGTTTGCCAAATGAAAAGGCTGCTTATGAGCGGTGGGAGCGATCTAATCGCCTAAGTTTGATGCTCATTAAGTCGCATATCAGTCAAAGCATTAGGGGTTCAATTCCTGATTGTGACCGGGTCAAAGCTTACATGAAAGCAATTGATGAACAATTTGTAAGCTCTGACAAGGCTTTGGCTAGCACCCTTATGAAGAAACTTGCAAGCATGACACTTGACAAAAGTAGGAGTGTGCGTGAGCACATTATGGAAATGAGGGATATTGCGGCTTAATTAAAGTCCCTTAAAGTTGAGATTTCTGAATCATTTCttgtacattt is drawn from Coffea arabica cultivar ET-39 chromosome 1c, Coffea Arabica ET-39 HiFi, whole genome shotgun sequence and contains these coding sequences:
- the LOC113736618 gene encoding uncharacterized protein; translation: MAVLPSVILLSTHDKNKVRRQGVAKINLCSTTIVGVFSTTTLFNDSSRIPMLSGENYTEWKDKILLTLGCMDLDLAVRENEPPIFTDSSLPNEKAAYERWERSNRLSLMLIKSHISQSIRGSIPDCDRVKAYMKAIDEQFVSSDKALASTLMKKLASMTLDKSRSVREHIMEMRDIAA